One window of Tenacibaculum maritimum NCIMB 2154 genomic DNA carries:
- a CDS encoding SusC/RagA family TonB-linked outer membrane protein, with product MKKKSLHIMYMVFILLFTIPSSSFGQEKTITGTIISSDDKFPLPGASVMIKGTVRGTETDFDGNYAIKANKGDIISFSFIGYATQEVTVDTQNTINISLAPDSQNLDEVVVIGYGKSSKKLLSSSIGSVSAKELNNQSVTDVGSALQGKTAGVTIQTANGQPGAAPNIVIRGGSSINKGSSPLFIIDGIQRSAEDFNPDDVETMQVLKDAAAAAIYGARASNGVVLITTKSGKKGKVSIQINQRSSFSSLNKKLDYLNGADFLRLQRPGLLLSFLDENSAFGSGAQPTGTGNSITSNSSTRFLEAGESIPNGYQSIQDPISNRSLIFTSTNWEDELFRSASFRNTYISIDGANDKVGYYISIANANQEGVAIGTDYERTSLQSNLNFDVSEKLHINTTFNYITSKQHQPEESARFFGRTLRLAPTVRKFFDNGTIAPGTSEKSQTPLHFVMNNFGETKREKLNIGATLKYTILKGLILTANASYVKNQAATENFIRSNVFNAARPAKYSSLETLRKQLEATLGYTKSFEGHNMSVLLGASSIDDENFLTAISGTGSGTDNISTINASSTILDARTLRASSLLVGYFGRLSYDYDRKYILAATLRRDASSIFGKNNRTGYFPSVSGAWRIGEEDFLKDNNVISSLKLKASWGQTGNNEVGSSDDLNRFYLSQGIIDPSLQYNGQSAAVPTQIPNVDLGWETTTQTDIGFDLNLYESRLNFSFDYYRKVTTDLLFTTPLPNTSGFESVETNIGDVAFKGLEFSLTSTNFNTDNFSWTTNINATFSSNEVLKLPENNNAKNRIQGLTYQNQGANTSGNLQGIGGIAEGESLGNIIGWKFVKVYRTDAEAAADGIDDLVAADRTSNNGINYQKRVGGDVKWLDANNDGQIDFDDQVVLGNAIPDVTGGISNNFKYKGFELDVFLDFALGHEIFNYNRVRLNGQSQGGINGTSDLFNSWKNQGDITDTPRFVFFDFGNARNIHRPNDAGDGGGSGVIRRIGNSFHGANSQYVEDASYLSIRSIKLSYTLKEFEFLKKLNIDSFQLYASGRNLHYFTKYRGYNPEATPNGVDAGKYPTFKTFSIGANIKF from the coding sequence ATGAAGAAAAAGAGCTTACATATTATGTATATGGTCTTTATTTTGTTATTCACCATCCCTTCATCAAGTTTTGGGCAAGAAAAAACAATCACAGGAACCATTATCTCATCTGATGATAAATTCCCCTTACCCGGAGCAAGTGTAATGATTAAAGGTACTGTTAGGGGGACAGAAACTGATTTTGATGGTAATTATGCTATTAAAGCGAATAAAGGAGATATTATTTCTTTTAGTTTTATTGGGTACGCAACTCAAGAAGTTACTGTAGATACTCAAAACACAATAAACATAAGCTTAGCCCCAGATAGCCAAAATCTTGACGAGGTAGTTGTTATAGGCTACGGTAAAAGTTCAAAAAAGCTATTATCAAGCTCCATTGGATCTGTTTCTGCTAAAGAACTAAACAATCAATCCGTAACCGATGTAGGAAGTGCTTTACAAGGAAAAACAGCAGGTGTAACTATACAAACTGCAAACGGACAACCTGGTGCGGCTCCCAATATTGTTATACGAGGAGGTTCTTCTATCAATAAAGGAAGTTCTCCTTTGTTTATTATTGACGGGATTCAAAGATCTGCAGAAGATTTTAATCCTGACGATGTAGAAACCATGCAAGTCCTAAAAGACGCTGCCGCTGCCGCTATATACGGAGCAAGAGCCTCTAATGGCGTTGTACTTATTACTACGAAATCTGGAAAAAAAGGAAAAGTTAGTATCCAAATAAATCAAAGATCTTCTTTTAGCTCTTTAAACAAAAAGCTAGACTATTTGAATGGAGCTGATTTCTTAAGGCTACAAAGACCTGGCTTGCTATTATCTTTTTTAGATGAAAATTCTGCCTTTGGTAGTGGAGCTCAACCAACAGGTACAGGTAACTCCATTACCTCAAATAGCTCTACCCGTTTTTTAGAAGCCGGTGAATCAATTCCTAATGGATATCAATCTATACAAGATCCTATTTCAAATAGGTCCTTAATTTTCACTTCTACAAACTGGGAAGACGAGCTATTCAGATCAGCTAGCTTTAGAAATACGTATATCTCTATTGATGGCGCTAATGATAAAGTTGGATATTATATTAGTATTGCTAATGCTAATCAAGAAGGAGTTGCTATAGGAACAGATTACGAAAGAACTTCTTTGCAGTCTAATCTTAATTTTGATGTAAGTGAAAAACTACATATAAATACTACCTTTAATTATATTACCAGTAAGCAACATCAACCTGAAGAATCTGCTAGATTCTTCGGACGTACATTGAGGTTAGCTCCTACCGTTCGCAAATTTTTTGATAATGGAACTATTGCTCCTGGCACTAGTGAGAAATCCCAAACTCCTTTACATTTTGTAATGAATAATTTTGGAGAAACCAAAAGAGAAAAATTAAATATTGGAGCTACTTTAAAATATACTATTTTAAAAGGTTTAATACTTACTGCTAATGCTAGCTATGTTAAAAACCAAGCAGCAACGGAAAACTTTATTAGATCAAATGTTTTTAATGCTGCTAGACCTGCTAAATATTCTTCTTTAGAAACATTAAGAAAACAACTTGAAGCTACACTGGGCTATACCAAATCTTTTGAAGGACATAATATGAGTGTATTACTAGGAGCTTCAAGTATCGACGATGAGAATTTTCTTACAGCCATCTCTGGCACTGGATCTGGAACAGACAATATTAGCACAATCAATGCTTCTTCTACAATTCTTGACGCTAGAACTCTTAGAGCGTCCTCTTTATTGGTTGGTTATTTTGGAAGATTAAGCTATGATTATGATAGAAAATATATTCTTGCCGCTACTTTGAGAAGGGATGCTTCCTCTATTTTTGGGAAAAACAATAGAACAGGGTATTTTCCTAGCGTATCTGGCGCATGGAGAATAGGAGAAGAGGATTTCTTAAAAGACAATAATGTCATTTCTAGCCTAAAATTAAAAGCTAGCTGGGGGCAAACAGGTAACAATGAAGTAGGAAGCTCTGATGACTTAAATCGATTTTATTTATCACAAGGAATCATAGATCCATCTTTACAATATAACGGGCAATCAGCAGCTGTTCCTACTCAAATTCCTAATGTTGATTTAGGTTGGGAAACTACCACACAAACAGATATTGGTTTTGATTTAAATTTGTATGAGTCTCGATTAAACTTTTCTTTTGATTATTACAGAAAGGTTACTACCGACTTACTTTTTACAACGCCACTACCCAATACTTCTGGTTTTGAAAGCGTTGAAACAAATATCGGAGATGTAGCTTTTAAAGGATTAGAGTTTAGTTTGACTTCAACAAACTTTAATACAGATAATTTCTCATGGACCACCAATATAAATGCTACTTTTTCAAGCAATGAAGTATTAAAATTACCTGAAAATAATAACGCTAAAAACAGGATACAAGGATTAACTTATCAGAATCAAGGAGCAAATACCTCTGGAAACTTACAAGGAATAGGGGGTATTGCAGAAGGGGAATCTCTTGGTAATATTATTGGTTGGAAATTTGTAAAAGTATATCGTACCGATGCAGAAGCTGCCGCAGATGGAATTGACGATTTAGTTGCTGCTGATAGAACTAGTAATAATGGTATCAATTACCAAAAGAGAGTTGGTGGAGATGTGAAATGGCTTGACGCAAATAACGACGGTCAAATTGATTTTGATGATCAGGTTGTATTAGGAAATGCTATTCCAGATGTAACGGGAGGTATTTCAAATAATTTTAAATATAAAGGGTTTGAACTTGATGTTTTCCTAGATTTTGCCTTGGGGCATGAAATTTTCAACTATAATAGAGTTCGATTGAATGGGCAATCTCAAGGAGGAATCAACGGAACTTCTGACTTATTTAATTCATGGAAAAATCAAGGAGATATTACCGATACACCTCGATTCGTTTTCTTTGATTTTGGGAATGCGAGAAATATACACAGACCTAATGATGCTGGTGACGGAGGAGGAAGCGGCGTTATTAGAAGAATTGGAAATTCGTTTCATGGCGCTAATAGTCAATATGTTGAAGATGCTAGCTATTTAAGCATACGTTCTATTAAACTTTCTTACACTTTAAAAGAGTTCGAATTTTTAAAGAAACTTAATATCGATTCTTTCCAATTATATGCTTCTGGAAGAAATCTCCATTACTTCACTAAATATAGAGGATACAATCCTGAAGCAACTCCAAATGGAGTTGACGCTGGTAAATACCCTACTTTCAAAACCTTTTCAATTGGAGCAAATATTAAATTTTAA
- a CDS encoding RagB/SusD family nutrient uptake outer membrane protein has protein sequence MKFIFKNIIPFAIVIALTTSCESDLDIVPESTTSFSNFYTTSDDAKAALNGAYVNFRNVSNTFYLYGDMRSDLIVQGNLGAGSDINRNTITQNTLGTDWGLFYKVINSTNLLLNNIDPIRFTNQAEKNKIKAEALALRAMTYFYMVRIWGDVPLITKGISSATQPEIFPEGRTTSDVVYTQIINDINLAKSLFPSETITSKYTISKPALNVLEAEVFLWKFKVRDAKATDLTTALTAINNAINNSGASLNSSYAEVFRSTEATSEDIFSIYYNQVEQANSPFWVADFLISGEFFNLLTPESQKNTPLLSNPQGKTVAQFFTTSKKFRSYFEANDTRESLYFLDITFSDNTSSHVFNKFIGLETGPETRVFTDDVKIYRFAELILLKAEILNAQGNTPDAITELNKIKARAGIASYNGAMNTTGVDTAILRERALELGFEGKRWFDLIRFGKVPNFVDNMVGINSEKYLWPISANTISLNSNLKQTPGY, from the coding sequence ATGAAATTTATATTCAAAAATATAATTCCCTTCGCAATCGTTATAGCATTAACAACCTCTTGCGAATCAGATTTAGATATCGTTCCTGAAAGTACTACTTCTTTCTCGAATTTCTATACAACTTCTGATGATGCTAAAGCAGCTTTAAATGGTGCTTATGTAAATTTTAGAAATGTATCGAATACTTTTTATCTTTATGGAGACATGAGATCCGACCTCATCGTTCAAGGAAACCTTGGTGCTGGTAGCGACATAAATAGAAATACAATTACTCAAAATACTCTTGGTACGGATTGGGGCTTATTTTACAAAGTAATTAATAGCACCAACTTACTATTAAACAATATAGATCCAATTAGATTTACCAACCAAGCAGAAAAAAATAAGATCAAAGCTGAAGCCTTAGCGTTAAGAGCTATGACTTACTTTTATATGGTTAGAATTTGGGGAGATGTACCTTTAATAACTAAAGGAATTTCTAGCGCTACACAACCCGAAATATTCCCTGAAGGAAGAACTACTAGCGATGTTGTTTATACTCAAATAATAAATGATATCAACCTTGCTAAAAGCTTATTTCCTTCTGAAACTATTACCTCTAAATATACGATTTCTAAACCTGCACTGAATGTGTTGGAAGCTGAAGTTTTTTTATGGAAATTTAAAGTTAGAGATGCTAAAGCTACTGATTTAACAACTGCTCTAACAGCTATTAACAATGCTATTAATAATAGCGGGGCTTCTTTAAACTCTTCTTACGCAGAGGTATTTAGATCAACTGAAGCTACTAGTGAAGATATTTTCTCTATTTATTACAATCAAGTAGAACAAGCCAACTCTCCTTTTTGGGTGGCCGACTTTCTTATAAGTGGTGAATTCTTCAATCTTTTAACACCAGAGTCTCAAAAAAACACTCCCCTACTATCAAACCCTCAAGGAAAAACAGTTGCACAGTTTTTTACTACATCTAAGAAGTTTAGGTCTTATTTTGAAGCTAATGATACAAGAGAGTCTCTTTATTTTTTAGACATCACCTTCTCTGATAATACATCCTCTCATGTATTTAATAAGTTTATAGGACTAGAAACTGGACCAGAAACTAGGGTTTTTACAGATGATGTTAAAATTTACAGATTTGCAGAATTGATCCTTTTAAAAGCTGAAATTTTAAATGCTCAAGGAAACACTCCTGACGCCATCACAGAACTAAACAAAATAAAAGCAAGAGCAGGAATAGCATCGTATAATGGGGCAATGAATACCACTGGCGTAGATACTGCTATCTTAAGAGAGAGAGCTTTAGAACTAGGTTTTGAAGGAAAGAGATGGTTCGATTTAATCCGATTTGGAAAAGTTCCTAATTTCGTCGATAACATGGTAGGCATAAATTCTGAAAAATATTTATGGCCAATATCTGCCAATACAATATCATTAAACTCAAATTTAAAACAAACCCCTGGTTATTAA
- a CDS encoding dihydrodipicolinate synthase family protein, protein MTVKNLIAATYSPMSNNGCLNTSIIKDYSQFLIRNKVAGVFMNGSTGDFTSLSISERKEITSSWAKQKSSDLYLIDHVGDPSLKVAKELATHAADKVDAIAALAPFYFKLNSIEKLITYCKEIAACAPDLPFYYYHIPILSGANLNMEAFLEKAQYEIPTLAGIKFTNNNLIDYKHSKNVANGKFNILFGYDEIFINSLAIGATGWVGSTYNHLAPLYYKIKELFEKGLIVEASDLQTKAIRFVEILDRKGGFNGVGKGFMKTLGIDCGPSRFPHTTLTDEDYITIKKELDNIGLLDTMFSK, encoded by the coding sequence ATGACAGTTAAAAATTTAATTGCAGCTACTTATTCCCCAATGAGTAATAATGGATGTTTAAATACTTCTATCATAAAAGATTATAGTCAGTTTCTAATAAGAAATAAAGTAGCAGGTGTTTTTATGAATGGTTCTACTGGTGATTTTACATCTTTATCGATAAGCGAACGTAAAGAAATTACCTCTTCTTGGGCCAAACAAAAATCTTCTGATCTTTATCTAATAGATCATGTAGGTGATCCTAGTTTGAAAGTTGCAAAAGAATTGGCCACTCATGCTGCTGATAAAGTGGATGCCATTGCTGCGTTAGCCCCTTTTTATTTTAAATTAAATAGTATTGAGAAGCTAATAACTTATTGTAAAGAAATTGCTGCCTGCGCTCCTGATCTACCTTTTTATTATTATCATATTCCTATTTTGTCTGGAGCAAATTTAAACATGGAAGCTTTTCTAGAAAAAGCTCAATATGAAATTCCCACATTAGCTGGAATCAAATTTACAAATAACAATCTTATTGATTATAAACATAGTAAAAATGTAGCTAATGGAAAATTCAATATCCTTTTCGGTTATGACGAAATTTTTATAAATAGCTTAGCTATAGGAGCTACTGGGTGGGTAGGAAGTACATATAATCATCTTGCTCCTTTATACTACAAAATCAAAGAATTATTTGAGAAAGGGCTTATAGTTGAAGCTTCCGATCTCCAAACAAAAGCTATTCGATTTGTTGAAATACTAGATCGTAAAGGTGGATTTAATGGAGTGGGAAAAGGTTTTATGAAAACACTAGGTATAGATTGTGGTCCTAGCAGATTTCCTCATACAACTCTAACCGATGAAGATTATATTACTATTAAAAAAGAATTAGACAATATAGGTTTGTTAGATACTATGTTCAGCAAATAA
- a CDS encoding FadR/GntR family transcriptional regulator — translation MKKLTKIAPLETLSLVDKVEIRLKEYFKENKLTIGDSIPKELEFAEAMGVSRTVIREALLRLRTIGVIESKKHKGMVLTQPDIIQNFEKAIEYNLLGDKALKEIFELRLTLEMGMADILFARKTAEDIKELNKIVEKEEKEERNTTVFSLENEVAFHGKLYQMSKNSTLQRFQELLLPVFQYVHDTKLPKARTYEYSSGEFVTHRDLLNILTTGTAEEFRKAMRQHLEPHFASI, via the coding sequence ATGAAAAAATTAACGAAGATAGCCCCACTCGAAACTTTATCGTTAGTTGATAAGGTGGAAATTCGATTGAAAGAATATTTCAAAGAGAATAAGTTAACAATAGGAGACTCTATACCCAAGGAGTTGGAATTTGCAGAAGCAATGGGGGTGAGCAGAACTGTTATAAGGGAAGCGCTCTTAAGATTAAGAACTATAGGTGTGATAGAGTCTAAGAAACATAAGGGAATGGTACTTACGCAACCAGATATCATTCAGAATTTTGAAAAAGCGATAGAGTATAACTTACTTGGAGATAAAGCATTAAAGGAAATTTTTGAATTGAGATTGACCTTAGAAATGGGTATGGCGGATATCCTATTTGCTAGAAAAACAGCAGAAGATATAAAGGAGCTTAACAAGATTGTAGAAAAAGAAGAAAAAGAAGAGCGAAATACAACTGTTTTTAGCTTAGAAAATGAAGTTGCTTTTCACGGAAAGCTATACCAAATGTCTAAAAATTCAACACTTCAACGTTTTCAAGAACTGTTATTACCTGTGTTTCAATATGTACATGATACTAAATTACCTAAGGCAAGGACTTATGAGTACTCTTCAGGTGAGTTTGTGACTCATAGAGATTTATTAAATATATTGACAACAGGAACGGCAGAGGAGTTTAGAAAAGCAATGCGTCAGCATTTAGAACCTCATTTTGCTTCTATATAA
- a CDS encoding AGE family epimerase/isomerase — MELSNLYKNTLLNDILPFWEKCSLDKKNGGYFTCINTEGKVYDTDKFIWLQGRQAWMFSMLYNNVSPNKKWLSIAKSGIDFLKKHGMNKHGDFYFSTTADGTPLVEAYNIFSDCFAAMAFSQYAIASGDEEIKSLAINTYFNILKRKDAPKGYYEKNTGARALKGFSLPMILSNLVLELEDILDPQEVEKTINYSVHQVMNIFLDKNTGLIYENVLPDGSHHDSFNGRLLNPGHGIEAMWFMIDIAVRKNDKALIQQATQTILNILQHSWDNKYGGIFYFMDAKGHPLQQLEWDQKLWWVHLETLVALSKAYEHTQRNDIWEWYQKVHAYTWSHFSDPKNGEWFGYLNRRGEVLLNLKGGKWKGCFHVPRAMYQCWKSFEKIEANNYGKSPL; from the coding sequence ATGGAACTATCAAATCTATATAAAAACACATTACTTAATGATATCCTCCCTTTTTGGGAGAAATGCTCTCTAGATAAGAAAAATGGAGGATATTTTACCTGTATAAATACCGAAGGAAAAGTATATGATACAGACAAATTTATTTGGTTACAAGGTAGGCAAGCTTGGATGTTTTCAATGCTATATAATAATGTTTCTCCTAATAAAAAATGGTTATCTATAGCTAAATCAGGTATCGATTTTTTAAAAAAACATGGAATGAATAAGCATGGGGATTTCTATTTTTCTACTACGGCAGATGGAACCCCCTTGGTAGAGGCTTATAATATATTTTCTGATTGCTTTGCTGCCATGGCTTTTAGCCAATACGCTATTGCTTCTGGTGACGAAGAAATAAAATCATTAGCTATTAATACTTATTTCAATATATTAAAACGCAAAGATGCTCCTAAAGGGTATTATGAAAAAAATACAGGTGCAAGAGCTTTGAAAGGGTTTTCACTTCCTATGATACTCTCTAACTTAGTGTTAGAGCTAGAAGATATATTAGACCCTCAAGAAGTTGAAAAAACAATAAACTACAGTGTTCATCAAGTTATGAATATTTTCTTAGATAAAAATACTGGATTAATTTATGAAAATGTTCTTCCAGATGGAAGCCATCACGATAGTTTTAACGGCCGCTTGTTAAATCCTGGTCATGGAATTGAAGCAATGTGGTTTATGATTGACATTGCAGTAAGAAAAAATGACAAAGCATTAATTCAACAAGCTACTCAAACAATTCTAAATATCTTACAGCATAGCTGGGATAACAAATACGGAGGAATCTTTTATTTCATGGATGCCAAAGGTCATCCTCTTCAGCAGTTAGAGTGGGATCAAAAATTGTGGTGGGTTCATCTTGAAACTTTAGTTGCTTTATCAAAGGCTTATGAACATACTCAACGTAATGATATTTGGGAATGGTATCAAAAAGTACACGCATATACTTGGTCACACTTTTCGGATCCTAAAAATGGAGAATGGTTCGGGTATCTTAACAGGCGTGGAGAAGTCTTATTAAATTTAAAAGGAGGGAAATGGAAAGGATGTTTCCATGTACCTCGAGCAATGTATCAATGTTGGAAATCTTTTGAAAAAATAGAAGCAAATAACTATGGTAAATCTCCCCTATAA
- a CDS encoding SGNH/GDSL hydrolase family protein, with protein MVNLPYKIVCFGDSTTDASFTSKDYPKEYASLKPYTSWLDEKLPKILNRDIIIINSGVSGDTTNDAKIRFEKDVLHHNPDLVIIQFGANDQSIRQDLDLKKPAVEPDHYAYNLLYFIYNIKKINARIILMTPGVLLWNESFKKMYFKTPYITNERYGLTSNLQNYIQLIRKICVSQKIPLIDIFEKEIAYDNEPNNNLFNLLPDGLHPNNKGHFFIANEILFFLKTFKLH; from the coding sequence ATGGTAAATCTCCCCTATAAAATCGTATGCTTTGGTGATTCTACCACTGATGCTTCCTTTACTTCTAAAGATTACCCAAAAGAATATGCTTCTTTAAAACCGTACACTTCATGGTTGGATGAAAAGCTCCCTAAAATTTTAAATAGAGACATCATTATAATCAATTCAGGTGTTTCAGGAGATACTACGAACGATGCCAAAATAAGATTCGAAAAAGATGTACTACATCATAATCCAGATCTCGTAATTATACAATTTGGAGCAAATGATCAATCAATCAGGCAAGATCTTGATTTAAAAAAACCTGCTGTAGAACCTGATCACTATGCGTATAACTTATTATATTTTATTTATAATATTAAAAAGATAAATGCTCGTATTATTTTAATGACTCCTGGAGTACTACTTTGGAATGAAAGTTTTAAAAAAATGTACTTTAAAACGCCCTATATTACCAATGAAAGATATGGGCTTACTAGTAACTTACAAAATTATATCCAGTTGATTAGAAAAATATGCGTTAGCCAAAAAATACCTCTAATTGATATTTTTGAAAAAGAAATAGCATATGATAACGAACCAAATAACAACCTTTTTAATCTGCTTCCCGACGGATTGCATCCTAATAACAAAGGTCATTTCTTTATTGCTAATGAAATTTTATTTTTTTTAAAAACTTTTAAGTTACACTAA
- a CDS encoding creatininase family protein, with product MKPRPYVLTETNYKTIKEIKHTVAILPWGATEPHNYHLPYGTDNIQAERVSIEAAKIASENNAKVMVLPTIPFGVNTGQLDLPLCMNMNPSTQHAILKDIVHVLNLQKVLKLVIINAHGGNNFKQIIRELSVEFPSVFICSLNWWQITNTEKYFDEPGDHAGELETATMMYLTPDLVLPLKEAGNGNAKSFKLKGLKEGWVSSQRQWTAVSKDTGVGNPKKATKEKGQLFFKFVTKKIASFLEELHHADLNDMYE from the coding sequence ATGAAACCAAGACCATACGTACTAACTGAAACTAATTACAAAACAATTAAAGAAATAAAACATACTGTAGCCATACTACCATGGGGAGCAACAGAGCCTCATAATTATCATTTACCTTATGGAACAGATAATATTCAAGCAGAAAGAGTAAGTATTGAAGCTGCTAAAATCGCTTCCGAGAATAATGCTAAGGTAATGGTGCTTCCAACCATTCCTTTTGGGGTAAATACTGGGCAATTAGACCTTCCTCTTTGTATGAATATGAATCCTAGTACTCAACATGCTATTTTAAAAGATATCGTACATGTTCTCAATCTGCAAAAAGTTTTAAAATTGGTTATTATTAATGCCCATGGAGGAAATAATTTTAAACAAATTATACGCGAATTATCTGTTGAATTTCCTAGCGTATTTATTTGTTCTTTAAATTGGTGGCAAATAACAAATACCGAAAAATACTTTGACGAACCAGGAGATCATGCTGGAGAATTAGAAACTGCAACCATGATGTATTTGACTCCTGATCTTGTACTCCCTCTGAAGGAAGCTGGAAATGGAAATGCTAAGAGTTTTAAATTAAAAGGTTTGAAAGAAGGTTGGGTTTCTTCGCAAAGACAATGGACTGCTGTTTCCAAAGATACAGGGGTTGGAAATCCTAAAAAAGCAACTAAAGAAAAAGGACAGCTTTTTTTTAAATTTGTTACTAAAAAAATAGCCTCTTTTCTAGAAGAGTTGCACCACGCCGATTTAAATGACATGTATGAATAG